The Coregonus clupeaformis isolate EN_2021a unplaced genomic scaffold, ASM2061545v1 scaf0104, whole genome shotgun sequence genome has a segment encoding these proteins:
- the LOC121549119 gene encoding single-minded homolog 1-A-like isoform X2, whose product MKEKSKTAARTRREKENSEFYELAKMLPLPSAITSQLDKASIIRLTTSYLKMRIVFPQGLGEAWGHTSRTRSLDNVGRELGSHLLQTLDGFIFVVAPDGKIMYISETASVHLGLSQVELTGNSIYEYVHPADHDEMTAVLTPHQPYHSHFVQEYEMERSFFLRMKCVLAKRNAGLTSGGYKVIHCSGYLKIRQYSLDMLPYDGCYQNVGLVAVGHSLPPSAVTEIKLHSNMFMFRASLDMKLIFLDSRVAELTGYEPQDLIEKTLYHHVHSCDTFHVRCAHHLLLVKGQVTTKYYRFLAKQGGWVWVQSYATIVHNSRSSRPHCIVSVNYVLTDTEYKGMQLSLDQMTPSKPAFPYNSPPSSTEERKGTKSRVTHNKAKVRVSPYPQQFSAFHPERSESDQDSQWGGSPVTESASPQLLDQGEGAEGGACAYRLYPDSGSLCYGLALSEEDLTHSHTHSHHPATACDRGARCQAGHYFLGAAPQSGREAWWDATRSVLSLPKSSLENGEGYDLTSYHSVVHGRGHWDEESVVSSPEGGGGSTGSDHFRASPQEPSKMETLIHATQQMIKEEESHLQLHKGPLDALGPVGGLSNNSHSPCSFTPSSLPLPQATMPGVVCRGPGVASGINLTLTSERFNHRDDGGKVLGSHGNIDNNTASPVSLSCLSSPSSDGIPRSGLSVSKDYLQGQTDVSPHHHPPGQQGSPMLYPAQEMQPLDRHAAYALTGYSLEHLYDAESLRSYSGLGCGGAQYDMVPHMRMQADQMQGHKGTSVIITNGS is encoded by the exons GTTTGGGTGAAGCTTGGGGTCACACGAGTCGAACGAGATCTTTGGACAATGTAGGACGTGAGCTGGGATCCCATCTTCTCCAG ACATTGGACGGCTTCATATTTGTAGTGGCGCCAGACGGAAAGATCATGTACATCTCTGAGACAGCATCAGTCCATTTGGGACTCTCTCAG GTAGAGCTGACCGGGAACAGTATTTACGAATATGTCCACCCCGCCGACCACGACGAAATGACTGCAGTTCTCACCCCACATCAGCCGTACCACTCACATTTCGTCCAAG AATATGAGATGGAGCGCTCTTTCTTCTTGAGGATGAAATGCGTGCTGGCAAAGAGAAACGCAGGCCTTACCAGCGGTGGATATAAG GTCATTCACTGCAGCGGTTACCTAAAGATCCGTCAGTACAGCCTGGACATGTTGCCTTATGACGGCTGCTACCAGAACGTGGGCCTGGTGGCAGTGGGACACTCTTTGCCTCCCAGCGCGGTGACCGAGATCAAGCTGCACAGCAACATGTTCATGTTCAGAGCCAGCCTTGATATGAAGCTAATCTTCCTCGACTCGAG ggTGGCAGAGCTGACTGGTTACGAGCCCCAGGACCTCATTGAGAAGACCCTGTACCACCACGTCCACAGCTGTGACACCTTCCACGTGCGCTGTGCCCACCATCTGT TGCTGGTGAAGGGCCAGGTGACCACTAAGTACTACCGTTTCCTAGCCAAACAGGGAGGCTGGGTGTGGGTGCAAAGCTACGCCACCATTGTCCACAACAGCCGCTCCTCCAGACCCCACTGCATCGTCAGCGTCAACTACGTTCTTAC agatACTGAGTATAAGGGAATGCAGCTGTCCTTGGACCAGATGACCCCTAGCAAGCCAGCGTTCCCCTACAACAGCCCTCCGAGTAgtacagaggagaggaaggggaccAAATCCCGTGTGACACACAACAAGGCCAAAGTCAGAGTGTCTCCCTACCCACAGCAG TTTTCAGCCTTTCACCCCGAGCGTTCCGAGTCCGACCAGGACAGCCAATGGGGAGGCAGCCCTGTGACAGAATCTGCCTCCCCTCAGCTGCTGGACCAAGGGGAGGGAGCGGAGGGCGGTGCCTGTGCCTACAGACTCTACCCCGACTCAGGCTCCCTCTGCTATGGCCTGGCTCTCTCTGAGGAGGACCTCACGCACAGCCACACCCACTCCCACCATCCTGCTACCGCCTGCGACCGCGGTGCCCGCTGCCAGGCTGGCCACTACTTCTTGGGCGCTGCTCCCCAATCTGGACGGGAGGCCTGGTGGGACGCAACGCGCTCCGTCCTCTCCCTGCCCAAGTCATCTTTGGAGAACGGCGAGGGCTACGACCTCACTTCCTACCACAGCGTGGTCCATG GAAGGGGTCACTGGGACGAAGAGAGCGTGGTCAGCTCACCAGAAGGGGGCGGCGGCTCCACTGGCAGCGACCATTTCCGGGCGAGCCCTCAGGAGCCCAGCAAGATGGAGACTCTGATCCATGCCACGCAGCAAATGATCAAGGAGGAAGAGAGCCATCTGCAGCTGCACAAGGGGCCACTGGACGCCCTGGGCCCAGTGGGGGGCCTCTCCAACAACAGCCACAGCCCCTGCTccttcaccccctcctccctgcccCTCCCTCAGGCCACCATGCCTGGCGTGGTGTGCCGCGGCCCGGGGGTCGCCAGCGGCATCAACCTCACCCTCACCTCCGAGCGCTTCAATCACCGCGATGATGGCGGCAAGGTTTTGGGTTCCCACGGCAACATCGACAACAACACAGCCAGTCCGGTGTCTCTGTCGTGCCTCAGCAGCCCCAGCTCCGACGGGATCCCCAGGTCAGGCCTGTCTGTCTCAAAAGACTACCTGCAGGGTCAGACGGACGTCTCGCCCCACCACCACCCTCCAGGGCAACAGGGAAGCCCAATGCTTTACCCAGCCCAGGAGATGCAGCCCCTGGACAGGCATGCTGCCTACGCCCTGACCGGCTATTCTCTGGAGCACCTGTATGACGCGGAGAGCCTGAGGAGCTACTCGGGGCTGGGCTGCGGAGGGGCCCAGTACGACATGGTGCCACACATGAGGATGCAGGCCGACCAGATGCAAGGACACAAGGGCACATCGGTGATCATCACCAATGGGAGCTGA
- the LOC121549119 gene encoding single-minded homolog 1-A-like isoform X1: MKEKSKTAARTRREKENSEFYELAKMLPLPSAITSQLDKASIIRLTTSYLKMRIVFPQGLGEAWGHTSRTRSLDNVGRELGSHLLQVGSHILQTLDGFIFVVAPDGKIMYISETASVHLGLSQVELTGNSIYEYVHPADHDEMTAVLTPHQPYHSHFVQEYEMERSFFLRMKCVLAKRNAGLTSGGYKVIHCSGYLKIRQYSLDMLPYDGCYQNVGLVAVGHSLPPSAVTEIKLHSNMFMFRASLDMKLIFLDSRVAELTGYEPQDLIEKTLYHHVHSCDTFHVRCAHHLLLVKGQVTTKYYRFLAKQGGWVWVQSYATIVHNSRSSRPHCIVSVNYVLTDTEYKGMQLSLDQMTPSKPAFPYNSPPSSTEERKGTKSRVTHNKAKVRVSPYPQQFSAFHPERSESDQDSQWGGSPVTESASPQLLDQGEGAEGGACAYRLYPDSGSLCYGLALSEEDLTHSHTHSHHPATACDRGARCQAGHYFLGAAPQSGREAWWDATRSVLSLPKSSLENGEGYDLTSYHSVVHGRGHWDEESVVSSPEGGGGSTGSDHFRASPQEPSKMETLIHATQQMIKEEESHLQLHKGPLDALGPVGGLSNNSHSPCSFTPSSLPLPQATMPGVVCRGPGVASGINLTLTSERFNHRDDGGKVLGSHGNIDNNTASPVSLSCLSSPSSDGIPRSGLSVSKDYLQGQTDVSPHHHPPGQQGSPMLYPAQEMQPLDRHAAYALTGYSLEHLYDAESLRSYSGLGCGGAQYDMVPHMRMQADQMQGHKGTSVIITNGS; the protein is encoded by the exons GTTTGGGTGAAGCTTGGGGTCACACGAGTCGAACGAGATCTTTGGACAATGTAGGACGTGAGCTGGGATCCCATCTTCTCCAG GTGGGATCCCACATCCTCCAG ACATTGGACGGCTTCATATTTGTAGTGGCGCCAGACGGAAAGATCATGTACATCTCTGAGACAGCATCAGTCCATTTGGGACTCTCTCAG GTAGAGCTGACCGGGAACAGTATTTACGAATATGTCCACCCCGCCGACCACGACGAAATGACTGCAGTTCTCACCCCACATCAGCCGTACCACTCACATTTCGTCCAAG AATATGAGATGGAGCGCTCTTTCTTCTTGAGGATGAAATGCGTGCTGGCAAAGAGAAACGCAGGCCTTACCAGCGGTGGATATAAG GTCATTCACTGCAGCGGTTACCTAAAGATCCGTCAGTACAGCCTGGACATGTTGCCTTATGACGGCTGCTACCAGAACGTGGGCCTGGTGGCAGTGGGACACTCTTTGCCTCCCAGCGCGGTGACCGAGATCAAGCTGCACAGCAACATGTTCATGTTCAGAGCCAGCCTTGATATGAAGCTAATCTTCCTCGACTCGAG ggTGGCAGAGCTGACTGGTTACGAGCCCCAGGACCTCATTGAGAAGACCCTGTACCACCACGTCCACAGCTGTGACACCTTCCACGTGCGCTGTGCCCACCATCTGT TGCTGGTGAAGGGCCAGGTGACCACTAAGTACTACCGTTTCCTAGCCAAACAGGGAGGCTGGGTGTGGGTGCAAAGCTACGCCACCATTGTCCACAACAGCCGCTCCTCCAGACCCCACTGCATCGTCAGCGTCAACTACGTTCTTAC agatACTGAGTATAAGGGAATGCAGCTGTCCTTGGACCAGATGACCCCTAGCAAGCCAGCGTTCCCCTACAACAGCCCTCCGAGTAgtacagaggagaggaaggggaccAAATCCCGTGTGACACACAACAAGGCCAAAGTCAGAGTGTCTCCCTACCCACAGCAG TTTTCAGCCTTTCACCCCGAGCGTTCCGAGTCCGACCAGGACAGCCAATGGGGAGGCAGCCCTGTGACAGAATCTGCCTCCCCTCAGCTGCTGGACCAAGGGGAGGGAGCGGAGGGCGGTGCCTGTGCCTACAGACTCTACCCCGACTCAGGCTCCCTCTGCTATGGCCTGGCTCTCTCTGAGGAGGACCTCACGCACAGCCACACCCACTCCCACCATCCTGCTACCGCCTGCGACCGCGGTGCCCGCTGCCAGGCTGGCCACTACTTCTTGGGCGCTGCTCCCCAATCTGGACGGGAGGCCTGGTGGGACGCAACGCGCTCCGTCCTCTCCCTGCCCAAGTCATCTTTGGAGAACGGCGAGGGCTACGACCTCACTTCCTACCACAGCGTGGTCCATG GAAGGGGTCACTGGGACGAAGAGAGCGTGGTCAGCTCACCAGAAGGGGGCGGCGGCTCCACTGGCAGCGACCATTTCCGGGCGAGCCCTCAGGAGCCCAGCAAGATGGAGACTCTGATCCATGCCACGCAGCAAATGATCAAGGAGGAAGAGAGCCATCTGCAGCTGCACAAGGGGCCACTGGACGCCCTGGGCCCAGTGGGGGGCCTCTCCAACAACAGCCACAGCCCCTGCTccttcaccccctcctccctgcccCTCCCTCAGGCCACCATGCCTGGCGTGGTGTGCCGCGGCCCGGGGGTCGCCAGCGGCATCAACCTCACCCTCACCTCCGAGCGCTTCAATCACCGCGATGATGGCGGCAAGGTTTTGGGTTCCCACGGCAACATCGACAACAACACAGCCAGTCCGGTGTCTCTGTCGTGCCTCAGCAGCCCCAGCTCCGACGGGATCCCCAGGTCAGGCCTGTCTGTCTCAAAAGACTACCTGCAGGGTCAGACGGACGTCTCGCCCCACCACCACCCTCCAGGGCAACAGGGAAGCCCAATGCTTTACCCAGCCCAGGAGATGCAGCCCCTGGACAGGCATGCTGCCTACGCCCTGACCGGCTATTCTCTGGAGCACCTGTATGACGCGGAGAGCCTGAGGAGCTACTCGGGGCTGGGCTGCGGAGGGGCCCAGTACGACATGGTGCCACACATGAGGATGCAGGCCGACCAGATGCAAGGACACAAGGGCACATCGGTGATCATCACCAATGGGAGCTGA